A single region of the Prochlorococcus marinus str. MIT 0917 genome encodes:
- a CDS encoding glycogen/starch/alpha-glucan phosphorylase: MSSSQSIDLRLPTPGCYADPVRAGMDADAVFDGMTEHLFFTLGKLATSASLRDLYMALSFAVRDRLMSRYLTSQETIRARPQKTVAYLSAEFLIGPQLNNNLLNLGIKKEAEEALKRFGIESLNEILEVEEEPGLGNGGLGRLAACYMESLASLQVPAVGYGIRYEFGIFNQLIRDGWQVEVTDKWLKGGWPWELPQPDEACLVGFGGQTESYTDDNGNYRSRWIPSEHAIGVPHDVPVLGYRVNSCDRLRLWRADATESFDFYAFNIGDYYGAVEEKVASETLSKVLYPNDGTDEGRRLRLKQQHFFVSCSLQDMLRSLEKRSIAVEEFPNHWTVQLNDTHPAIAVAELMRLLIDQHRLDWDKAWEITNRSVAYTNHTLLPEALEKWDLSLFKNLLPRHLELIYEINRRFLQQVRLKYPGNDSILRKLSIIDEEGGKAIRMAHLATIGAHHVNGVAALHSDLIKRQLLPEFAELWPEKFTNVTNGVTPRRWVALANPELSKLLDKEIGPNWITNMDLLLELEKKENDSNFLDLFASAKLSGKRKLAGYIHRQTGVLVDPSSLFDVQVKRIHQYKRQHLNALQVIAQYLRIKNGITKNIAPRTIIFGGKAAPGYFMAKLMIRFINGIADVVNADPDMDGLLRVVFLPDYNVKLGEQVYPATDLSEQISTAGKEASGTGNMKFAMNGALTIGTLDGANVEIRERVGAENFFLFGKTESEIMELRDQGYSPHSFITESNELQETLNLIEVGHFSNGDSELFRPIINILTGNDPFFVMADFDDYLRAQDEVSKAWKKSKKWNRMALLNTARSGFFSSDRSIREYCQSIWKVKPLPVEISCEK, encoded by the coding sequence ATGAGCAGCTCCCAGTCAATAGACCTGCGTCTGCCGACCCCAGGATGCTACGCGGATCCTGTTCGGGCTGGCATGGATGCTGATGCAGTCTTCGATGGAATGACTGAACATCTCTTTTTTACTCTTGGCAAACTTGCTACATCGGCAAGCCTTAGAGATCTCTATATGGCTTTGAGCTTTGCTGTTAGAGATAGATTGATGAGTAGATATTTAACAAGTCAAGAAACAATAAGAGCAAGACCTCAAAAAACAGTTGCATATCTTTCCGCTGAATTCCTCATAGGACCTCAACTCAATAATAATTTACTAAATCTAGGCATCAAAAAAGAGGCAGAAGAAGCACTTAAAAGGTTTGGAATTGAATCTTTAAATGAGATTTTGGAAGTAGAAGAAGAGCCTGGTCTTGGGAATGGAGGATTAGGCAGACTTGCAGCTTGCTACATGGAATCACTTGCAAGCCTTCAGGTCCCTGCAGTGGGATACGGAATAAGGTACGAATTTGGTATTTTCAACCAATTAATAAGAGATGGCTGGCAAGTAGAAGTTACTGACAAATGGCTCAAAGGTGGTTGGCCCTGGGAATTACCCCAACCAGATGAAGCTTGCCTAGTAGGTTTTGGAGGTCAAACTGAGAGCTATACAGATGACAATGGAAATTATCGATCTCGATGGATTCCAAGCGAACATGCTATTGGTGTTCCACATGATGTTCCTGTTCTTGGCTATCGAGTAAACAGCTGCGATCGGTTGAGATTATGGAGAGCTGATGCAACCGAAAGTTTTGATTTCTACGCTTTCAATATTGGCGATTACTACGGTGCTGTCGAAGAAAAAGTAGCATCAGAAACTTTGTCAAAAGTTCTGTACCCCAATGATGGAACTGACGAAGGAAGAAGATTACGTTTAAAGCAACAACACTTTTTCGTAAGTTGTTCCTTGCAGGACATGCTTAGAAGTTTAGAAAAGCGATCAATAGCTGTTGAGGAGTTCCCAAATCATTGGACAGTTCAACTTAATGACACACATCCTGCTATTGCAGTTGCTGAGTTGATGAGGCTCTTAATCGATCAACATAGATTGGATTGGGATAAAGCCTGGGAAATTACCAACAGGTCCGTAGCGTATACAAACCACACTTTATTACCCGAAGCTCTCGAGAAATGGGACCTTAGCCTGTTCAAAAACTTATTACCCAGACATTTAGAGCTTATTTATGAAATAAATAGACGATTCTTGCAGCAAGTAAGACTTAAGTATCCAGGTAATGACTCGATTTTAAGAAAGCTTTCCATTATTGATGAAGAAGGTGGAAAAGCTATTCGCATGGCACATTTAGCGACAATTGGAGCACATCATGTAAATGGAGTAGCTGCCCTTCATTCAGATTTAATCAAGAGACAATTACTACCTGAATTTGCAGAACTATGGCCTGAAAAATTTACTAACGTTACTAATGGAGTTACTCCACGTAGATGGGTAGCCTTAGCAAATCCCGAACTATCTAAACTTCTTGACAAAGAGATTGGTCCAAATTGGATTACTAATATGGACCTATTACTAGAATTAGAAAAAAAAGAAAATGACTCTAATTTTTTAGATCTTTTTGCATCAGCCAAGTTATCTGGGAAAAGGAAACTAGCTGGCTACATACATAGACAAACTGGTGTTCTAGTAGATCCCTCAAGTTTATTTGATGTTCAAGTTAAAAGAATTCACCAATATAAAAGACAACACTTAAATGCTTTGCAAGTGATTGCACAATATTTAAGAATAAAAAATGGAATAACAAAAAACATTGCACCACGAACCATCATTTTTGGTGGTAAAGCAGCGCCAGGTTATTTCATGGCAAAGTTAATGATTAGATTCATAAATGGAATAGCAGATGTAGTCAATGCCGATCCTGATATGGATGGATTACTAAGGGTAGTTTTTCTTCCAGATTACAACGTGAAACTAGGTGAGCAAGTTTATCCAGCTACTGATCTCTCTGAGCAAATTTCAACTGCTGGTAAAGAAGCTTCAGGAACTGGAAATATGAAATTCGCAATGAATGGTGCATTAACAATTGGCACGCTTGATGGAGCCAATGTAGAAATCAGAGAAAGAGTTGGCGCAGAAAATTTCTTTTTGTTCGGCAAGACAGAATCAGAAATCATGGAATTAAGAGATCAAGGATATAGTCCACATAGCTTTATTACAGAATCAAATGAACTACAAGAAACTCTTAATTTAATAGAGGTTGGACATTTTAGTAACGGTGATAGTGAGCTCTTTAGACCAATAATAAATATTTTGACAGGGAACGATCCTTTCTTTGTTATGGCAGATTTTGATGATTACCTTCGTGCACAAGATGAGGTTAGTAAAGCTTGGAAAAAAAGTAAGAAATGGAACCGTATGGCATTATTGAATACAGCAAGATCAGGTTTTTTCTCCTCAGACAGATCAATAAGAGAATATTGTCAATCAATATGGAAAGTTAAACCATTACCTGTAGAAATAAGTTGTGAAAAATAA